The DNA region CCTTCTGTTCCTCAACTACACCACTATTCATGACGTAGTAGCACAATGGTTTCCCTCCAACCGTTTTATATAGCATAAAGTCTTCCTCTGTTTCGGAGACTTCAGATACCATGTCGTATTCAGCCAACAATACTGATACAATGCCACAATTTACAATGAAGTCGTCACCATAGATGTCATCATTGATTTCGTCATACATGTCTTCGTCGAACTCTTCGTCAGACTGGGGGGAGTATTCAGGCTCTCCCTCCTCTGTCTGAGGGGAGTACTCAGGTTCTTCCTCCTTCAATTTACCCACGTCCCATGACTGTTTTTCAACCTCAGACGAACACTTCATACTTTGGGAAGTTACTACTGTTTTCTTCCCTGTCTGATCAACAATCATGGCCATTGTTTGAATAGCCACCATTTTTCCTTGTCCTACCCCCACTGCCTTTGGGATTTGCCTCTTTTGTCCAGAGGTTTCAGCGGGTTTCAAATGTGGGGTCGTGACATTCTTCCCAGCTTTTTTGTTATGCTGGTAACGCCTCCATTGTGTTCTAGTCATTGGGTTCTTCCCTTTGTAGTTGGGAGATACCACATAGCCCCTTGTCTCGACCTTCTTCTCCAGAGACGCTGTTTCTTTTTCCAATACTCTCCACTTTGGTTTCTTGCCCCCTTTCTGGCTTACTGACTCTACCCACTTCTCTTGTGGAACATCCATCAGCGAAATGAAAGTCTTTGGTCGGGGATGTTGAAACTGCCTCCTGTATTCTTCATTCTGTCGTGGTGCTCCAAGTTTGTCGAACATGAATCGTGGGACGACAGGTTTCTCCTCTTTCAAAGCCTTGTTTCCATACTCCAATCTTTTAGCGGTCTTCTCGTCGAACATTGCGTTACACTTAGGACATATCAACGCTTTTGACCCACTGACCTTGCACTTGTCTTGGAAGTATGATAAGCTTTCTCCTGGTTGGGGATAGGCCGACTCCAATCCATTTTCGGCCTTGTTGTCGAAGccatcagtagtttcaaccatCAGCACTTCAAAAGACTCAGCTAAGGACACCACATAGGAAGACTCTATGAGACCATCAGTAGTCTCGACCATCATACATTCGAGAGGCTCCGAATACAAAGCTTATTCCACCTTCAAAGGGTCGGACTCCACCTGCATCTTTGGCCTTTCGCTAAATTGAAGTCTTCTTTCTTTCAAAGCCTTTtgcaccaaatccctgaaaagaacaCACTGATGAGTTTTAtgaccaagaaaattatgaaatttacaTAATCCACTTTTCTTCTTTTGTTCTAGAGGGTGGTCCTTTAAACCTTGAGGGACGATGATTTGACCATTTTTAACTAATAGATCAAATATTTCATCGCACTTAGACACGTCGAACGTGTAAGTCTTAGCTACGTATTTGTCTCTTTTTTCAGCTTTGGTGGGGTTTTTCCCATTCGAGGGCTTTAAAACTTTACACATGTATGGAGGTCCGGGCTTAAGTTCCGCCACATTGACCTCACCTCTGTCGATCAACTCTTCATCGTCGGAAGAGCATCATTCGACTGTGATATAAGatactttttcttttttatgaTATCGACCAGTTTTGGTCTTCTCAGCTTTCAAGCGTTCGATGTGTCGAACTCTGTCAGCCAATTGTGCCATATCTCTGAGATACTGAGTATCCAATTTTTTTCTTATGGAATAATCTAAACCCCCGGCTGCTATCTCAACTAACTTATGCTCAGGGACTTAAGTAAAGCGCTGTGCTTTCAACAGTCTAAACCTGTTTAAGTATTGATCAACCGACTCAACAGTCTTTCGTTTGACGCTGGCTAGTTCTTTTAGGTTAATCTTCGACTGccccatgtaaaattgttcatggaacaatctctcCAGTTACGTCCATGTTTGGGTCGATTGTGGAGGTAGCATTGTGAACCATGTGAACGCATTTTTTGTAAGAGAACTTGGGAAGTATTTTCACTTCAAACCCTCATTATTCGCTATGTCGCCAACCTCAGTTTGATACCTGGCAACATGTCCGACGGTGGACTCCTCAGTATCCCCGGCGAACTTGGTGAATTTCGGGACTTTCCACCCCCTAGGCAGTTCTGTCTGTAAGACAGAGTCTGGAAAAGGTGAAGAGTATGTCGGCCTCTGTAGGCCTGAGCTTATTCCATTTCGCTCTATGATCCGTACGACGATAACCTCTAGATTTTGTTCCCCAGCTGCTGCCTCGTGTCGAATCTGTCTGACCACATGGTCGGGATCCTGGTTTTTGTTGACCAAAACCACTGGAGGCCTTCGAGCCACCCTAAGAATCTGTTCAAACTCCTGATACTCTTGTTCGACCGTGTCATCCATCATTTCCTCTTGTCGGACTGGGGTTTCTGGTTGAGGAGGAGGCGTGGGATTCTGACGAACTGGCGCCCTAGGAAcccctaaaaagtctcttattCTTGTCATTTGAGTTTCTAGTTGCTGGTAACTCTGTGTCGAATCTTGGATCAGAGGCCTCAATATGGTGCCTATTTGCTGAGTTAGCATATGGACTATTTCATGATTACTTTCGTCCATCTGCTGTCTCATGACGGTGACAAAACTCGACGTGAAAGTTGTGACTAACTAAGTCGACAATCCAAAACCTGGGGGTCGACCAAATTGGGTTACCAAGGGTCCTAACCCCTGGTAACGTGGAAATGGCGATG from Lathyrus oleraceus cultivar Zhongwan6 chromosome 1, CAAS_Psat_ZW6_1.0, whole genome shotgun sequence includes:
- the LOC127105285 gene encoding uncharacterized protein LOC127105285, with the translated sequence MRQQMDESNHEIVHMLTQQIGTILRPLIQDSTQSYQQLETQMTRIRDFLGVPRAPVRQNPTPPPQPETPVRQEEMMDDTVEQEYQEFEQILRVARRPPVVLVNKNQDPDHVVRQIRHEAAAGEQNLEVIVVRIIERNGISSGLQRPTYSSPFPDSVLQTELPRGWKVPKFTKFAGDTEESTVGHVARYQTEVGDIANNEGLK